Proteins encoded by one window of Sphaerodactylus townsendi isolate TG3544 linkage group LG02, MPM_Stown_v2.3, whole genome shotgun sequence:
- the ATG13 gene encoding autophagy-related protein 13 isoform X3, with translation MDTDLSSQDRKDLDKFIKFFALKTVQVIVQARLGEKICTRSSSSPTGSDWFNLAIKDIPEVTHEAKKALAGQLPAVGRSMCVEISLKTSEGDSMELEIWCLEMNEKCDKEIKVSYTVYNRLSLLLKSLLAITRVTPAYRLSRKQGHEYVILYRIYFGEVQLSGLGEGFQTVRVGTVGTPLGTITLSCAYRINLAFMSTRTGGEEATVAYPSVEDSQEVCTTSFSTSPPSQSVFTITKTHFQIPSPVVVDTLKGPMMGLAFSHQLIVPGKEGGMPLIPSQPVHGTQADHERMVTCTPLEGGHYSAVTPSSSEDTETVSNSSEGKSGSPHDLLETIFIRKVGAFVNKPINQVTMASLDIPFAMFAPKNIEPEDNDPMVNPPDSPEFESPLQGSLHSVGSSSSSGGNIHDDFVMVDFKPAFSKDDILPMDLGTFYREFQNPPQLSSLSIDIGAQSMAEDLDSLPEKLAVHEKNVKEFDAFVDTLQ, from the exons ACTGTGCAAGTCATTGTTCAGGCCCGTCTTGGAGAAAAGATCTGTACTCGATCATCATCCTCACCAACTGGCTCTGATTGG TTCAACTTGGCAATCAAAGACATACCAGAAGTTACTCATGAAGCAAAAAAAGCTCTGGCGGGACAGCTGCCTGCTGTTGGGAGGTCAATGTGTGTGGAAATCTCTCTCAAAACCTCAGAG GGGGATTCCATGGAGCTGGAAATTTGGTGTTTAGAAATGAATGAGAA GTGTGATAAAGAAATCAAAGTTTCCTACACTGTGTATAACAGGCTCTCTCTGTTGCTGAAGTCTTTGCTTGCCATAACCAGGGTGACACCTGCCTACAGACTATCAAGGAAACAGGGTCATGAATATGTAATATTGTACAG GATATACTTCGGAGAAGTCCAGCTAAGTGGTCTAGGAGAAG GATTTCAGACAGTCCGTGTTGGAACAGTGGGTACTCCATTGGGCACAATCACTTTGTCTTGTGCCTACAGAATCAACTTGGCCTTTATGTCCACAAG AACAGGTGGTGAGGAAGCTACAGTAGCATACCCATCAGTAGAAGACTCTCAAGAGGTCTGCACCACCTCTTTctctacttctcctccatcccAG TCTGTTTTTACCATTACTAAAACACATTTTCAGATCCCTTCTCCTGTGGTGGTGGATACCTTGAAGGGACCTATGATGGGGCTGGCTTTTTCACATCAA TTGATTGTTCCAGGGAAGGAGGGTGGAATGCCCCTGATTCCCAGCCAGCCAGTGCATGGTACTCAGGCTGATCATGAGAGAATGGTAACATGCACCCCGTTGGAGGGGGGGCACTACTCTGCAGTTACTCCATCTAGTAG TGAGGACACAGAAACAGTATCTAACAGCAGTGAGGGGAAGAGCGGGTCCCCACATGATCTCTTGGAGACCATCTTTATCAGGAAGGTGGGAGCCTTCGTCAACAAACCTATCAACCAG GTGACCATGGCCAGTTTGGACATTCCTTTTGCTATGTTTGCTCCCAAAAATATTGAGCCAGAAGACAATGACCCCATG GTGAATCCTCCTGATTCCCCAGAATTTGAGTCTCCCCTTCAGGGCAGTCTACATTCGGtgggctccagcagcagcagcggtgggAACATCCATGATGATTTTGTTATGGTTGATTTT AAGCCAGCCTTTTCTAAAGATGACATTCTCCCAATGGACCTGGGGACATTTTATCGTGAATTTCAGAATCCTCCTCAACTTAGCAGCCTCTCAATTGACATTGGGGCTCAATCCATGGCAGAAGATCTG GATTCGCTGCCAGAGAAACTAGCTGTCCATGAGAAAAATGTCAAAGAGTTTGATGCCTTCGTAGATACTTTACAGTAA
- the ATG13 gene encoding autophagy-related protein 13 isoform X1: protein MDTDLSSQDRKDLDKFIKFFALKTVQVIVQARLGEKICTRSSSSPTGSDWFNLAIKDIPEVTHEAKKALAGQLPAVGRSMCVEISLKTSEGDSMELEIWCLEMNEKCDKEIKVSYTVYNRLSLLLKSLLAITRVTPAYRLSRKQGHEYVILYRIYFGEVQLSGLGEGFQTVRVGTVGTPLGTITLSCAYRINLAFMSTRQFERTPPIMGIIIDHFVDRPYPSSSPMHPCNYRTGGEEATVAYPSVEDSQEVCTTSFSTSPPSQSVFTITKTHFQIPSPVVVDTLKGPMMGLAFSHQLIVPGKEGGMPLIPSQPVHGTQADHERMVTCTPLEGGHYSAVTPSSSEDTETVSNSSEGKSGSPHDLLETIFIRKVGAFVNKPINQVTMASLDIPFAMFAPKNIEPEDNDPMVNPPDSPEFESPLQGSLHSVGSSSSSGGNIHDDFVMVDFKPAFSKDDILPMDLGTFYREFQNPPQLSSLSIDIGAQSMAEDLDSLPEKLAVHEKNVKEFDAFVDTLQ from the exons ACTGTGCAAGTCATTGTTCAGGCCCGTCTTGGAGAAAAGATCTGTACTCGATCATCATCCTCACCAACTGGCTCTGATTGG TTCAACTTGGCAATCAAAGACATACCAGAAGTTACTCATGAAGCAAAAAAAGCTCTGGCGGGACAGCTGCCTGCTGTTGGGAGGTCAATGTGTGTGGAAATCTCTCTCAAAACCTCAGAG GGGGATTCCATGGAGCTGGAAATTTGGTGTTTAGAAATGAATGAGAA GTGTGATAAAGAAATCAAAGTTTCCTACACTGTGTATAACAGGCTCTCTCTGTTGCTGAAGTCTTTGCTTGCCATAACCAGGGTGACACCTGCCTACAGACTATCAAGGAAACAGGGTCATGAATATGTAATATTGTACAG GATATACTTCGGAGAAGTCCAGCTAAGTGGTCTAGGAGAAG GATTTCAGACAGTCCGTGTTGGAACAGTGGGTACTCCATTGGGCACAATCACTTTGTCTTGTGCCTACAGAATCAACTTGGCCTTTATGTCCACAAG GCAGTTTGAGAGGACCCCACCTATCATGGGGATTATCATTGATCACTTTGTGGACCGTCCCTATCCCAGCTCCTCACCCATGCACCCCTGCAACTACAG AACAGGTGGTGAGGAAGCTACAGTAGCATACCCATCAGTAGAAGACTCTCAAGAGGTCTGCACCACCTCTTTctctacttctcctccatcccAG TCTGTTTTTACCATTACTAAAACACATTTTCAGATCCCTTCTCCTGTGGTGGTGGATACCTTGAAGGGACCTATGATGGGGCTGGCTTTTTCACATCAA TTGATTGTTCCAGGGAAGGAGGGTGGAATGCCCCTGATTCCCAGCCAGCCAGTGCATGGTACTCAGGCTGATCATGAGAGAATGGTAACATGCACCCCGTTGGAGGGGGGGCACTACTCTGCAGTTACTCCATCTAGTAG TGAGGACACAGAAACAGTATCTAACAGCAGTGAGGGGAAGAGCGGGTCCCCACATGATCTCTTGGAGACCATCTTTATCAGGAAGGTGGGAGCCTTCGTCAACAAACCTATCAACCAG GTGACCATGGCCAGTTTGGACATTCCTTTTGCTATGTTTGCTCCCAAAAATATTGAGCCAGAAGACAATGACCCCATG GTGAATCCTCCTGATTCCCCAGAATTTGAGTCTCCCCTTCAGGGCAGTCTACATTCGGtgggctccagcagcagcagcggtgggAACATCCATGATGATTTTGTTATGGTTGATTTT AAGCCAGCCTTTTCTAAAGATGACATTCTCCCAATGGACCTGGGGACATTTTATCGTGAATTTCAGAATCCTCCTCAACTTAGCAGCCTCTCAATTGACATTGGGGCTCAATCCATGGCAGAAGATCTG GATTCGCTGCCAGAGAAACTAGCTGTCCATGAGAAAAATGTCAAAGAGTTTGATGCCTTCGTAGATACTTTACAGTAA
- the ATG13 gene encoding autophagy-related protein 13 isoform X4 — protein MDTDLSSQDRKDLDKFIKFFALKTVQVIVQARLGEKICTRSSSSPTGSDWFNLAIKDIPEVTHEAKKALAGQLPAVGRSMCVEISLKTSEGDSMELEIWCLEMNEKCDKEIKVSYTVYNRLSLLLKSLLAITRVTPAYRLSRKQGHEYVILYRIYFGEVQLSGLGEGFQTVRVGTVGTPLGTITLSCAYRINLAFMSTRTGGEEATVAYPSVEDSQEVCTTSFSTSPPSQLIVPGKEGGMPLIPSQPVHGTQADHERMVTCTPLEGGHYSAVTPSSSEDTETVSNSSEGKSGSPHDLLETIFIRKVGAFVNKPINQVTMASLDIPFAMFAPKNIEPEDNDPMVNPPDSPEFESPLQGSLHSVGSSSSSGGNIHDDFVMVDFKPAFSKDDILPMDLGTFYREFQNPPQLSSLSIDIGAQSMAEDLDSLPEKLAVHEKNVKEFDAFVDTLQ, from the exons ACTGTGCAAGTCATTGTTCAGGCCCGTCTTGGAGAAAAGATCTGTACTCGATCATCATCCTCACCAACTGGCTCTGATTGG TTCAACTTGGCAATCAAAGACATACCAGAAGTTACTCATGAAGCAAAAAAAGCTCTGGCGGGACAGCTGCCTGCTGTTGGGAGGTCAATGTGTGTGGAAATCTCTCTCAAAACCTCAGAG GGGGATTCCATGGAGCTGGAAATTTGGTGTTTAGAAATGAATGAGAA GTGTGATAAAGAAATCAAAGTTTCCTACACTGTGTATAACAGGCTCTCTCTGTTGCTGAAGTCTTTGCTTGCCATAACCAGGGTGACACCTGCCTACAGACTATCAAGGAAACAGGGTCATGAATATGTAATATTGTACAG GATATACTTCGGAGAAGTCCAGCTAAGTGGTCTAGGAGAAG GATTTCAGACAGTCCGTGTTGGAACAGTGGGTACTCCATTGGGCACAATCACTTTGTCTTGTGCCTACAGAATCAACTTGGCCTTTATGTCCACAAG AACAGGTGGTGAGGAAGCTACAGTAGCATACCCATCAGTAGAAGACTCTCAAGAGGTCTGCACCACCTCTTTctctacttctcctccatcccAG TTGATTGTTCCAGGGAAGGAGGGTGGAATGCCCCTGATTCCCAGCCAGCCAGTGCATGGTACTCAGGCTGATCATGAGAGAATGGTAACATGCACCCCGTTGGAGGGGGGGCACTACTCTGCAGTTACTCCATCTAGTAG TGAGGACACAGAAACAGTATCTAACAGCAGTGAGGGGAAGAGCGGGTCCCCACATGATCTCTTGGAGACCATCTTTATCAGGAAGGTGGGAGCCTTCGTCAACAAACCTATCAACCAG GTGACCATGGCCAGTTTGGACATTCCTTTTGCTATGTTTGCTCCCAAAAATATTGAGCCAGAAGACAATGACCCCATG GTGAATCCTCCTGATTCCCCAGAATTTGAGTCTCCCCTTCAGGGCAGTCTACATTCGGtgggctccagcagcagcagcggtgggAACATCCATGATGATTTTGTTATGGTTGATTTT AAGCCAGCCTTTTCTAAAGATGACATTCTCCCAATGGACCTGGGGACATTTTATCGTGAATTTCAGAATCCTCCTCAACTTAGCAGCCTCTCAATTGACATTGGGGCTCAATCCATGGCAGAAGATCTG GATTCGCTGCCAGAGAAACTAGCTGTCCATGAGAAAAATGTCAAAGAGTTTGATGCCTTCGTAGATACTTTACAGTAA
- the ATG13 gene encoding autophagy-related protein 13 isoform X2, with amino-acid sequence MDTDLSSQDRKDLDKFIKFFALKTVQVIVQARLGEKICTRSSSSPTGSDWFNLAIKDIPEVTHEAKKALAGQLPAVGRSMCVEISLKTSEGDSMELEIWCLEMNEKCDKEIKVSYTVYNRLSLLLKSLLAITRVTPAYRLSRKQGHEYVILYRIYFGEVQLSGLGEGFQTVRVGTVGTPLGTITLSCAYRINLAFMSTRQFERTPPIMGIIIDHFVDRPYPSSSPMHPCNYRTGGEEATVAYPSVEDSQEVCTTSFSTSPPSQLIVPGKEGGMPLIPSQPVHGTQADHERMVTCTPLEGGHYSAVTPSSSEDTETVSNSSEGKSGSPHDLLETIFIRKVGAFVNKPINQVTMASLDIPFAMFAPKNIEPEDNDPMVNPPDSPEFESPLQGSLHSVGSSSSSGGNIHDDFVMVDFKPAFSKDDILPMDLGTFYREFQNPPQLSSLSIDIGAQSMAEDLDSLPEKLAVHEKNVKEFDAFVDTLQ; translated from the exons ACTGTGCAAGTCATTGTTCAGGCCCGTCTTGGAGAAAAGATCTGTACTCGATCATCATCCTCACCAACTGGCTCTGATTGG TTCAACTTGGCAATCAAAGACATACCAGAAGTTACTCATGAAGCAAAAAAAGCTCTGGCGGGACAGCTGCCTGCTGTTGGGAGGTCAATGTGTGTGGAAATCTCTCTCAAAACCTCAGAG GGGGATTCCATGGAGCTGGAAATTTGGTGTTTAGAAATGAATGAGAA GTGTGATAAAGAAATCAAAGTTTCCTACACTGTGTATAACAGGCTCTCTCTGTTGCTGAAGTCTTTGCTTGCCATAACCAGGGTGACACCTGCCTACAGACTATCAAGGAAACAGGGTCATGAATATGTAATATTGTACAG GATATACTTCGGAGAAGTCCAGCTAAGTGGTCTAGGAGAAG GATTTCAGACAGTCCGTGTTGGAACAGTGGGTACTCCATTGGGCACAATCACTTTGTCTTGTGCCTACAGAATCAACTTGGCCTTTATGTCCACAAG GCAGTTTGAGAGGACCCCACCTATCATGGGGATTATCATTGATCACTTTGTGGACCGTCCCTATCCCAGCTCCTCACCCATGCACCCCTGCAACTACAG AACAGGTGGTGAGGAAGCTACAGTAGCATACCCATCAGTAGAAGACTCTCAAGAGGTCTGCACCACCTCTTTctctacttctcctccatcccAG TTGATTGTTCCAGGGAAGGAGGGTGGAATGCCCCTGATTCCCAGCCAGCCAGTGCATGGTACTCAGGCTGATCATGAGAGAATGGTAACATGCACCCCGTTGGAGGGGGGGCACTACTCTGCAGTTACTCCATCTAGTAG TGAGGACACAGAAACAGTATCTAACAGCAGTGAGGGGAAGAGCGGGTCCCCACATGATCTCTTGGAGACCATCTTTATCAGGAAGGTGGGAGCCTTCGTCAACAAACCTATCAACCAG GTGACCATGGCCAGTTTGGACATTCCTTTTGCTATGTTTGCTCCCAAAAATATTGAGCCAGAAGACAATGACCCCATG GTGAATCCTCCTGATTCCCCAGAATTTGAGTCTCCCCTTCAGGGCAGTCTACATTCGGtgggctccagcagcagcagcggtgggAACATCCATGATGATTTTGTTATGGTTGATTTT AAGCCAGCCTTTTCTAAAGATGACATTCTCCCAATGGACCTGGGGACATTTTATCGTGAATTTCAGAATCCTCCTCAACTTAGCAGCCTCTCAATTGACATTGGGGCTCAATCCATGGCAGAAGATCTG GATTCGCTGCCAGAGAAACTAGCTGTCCATGAGAAAAATGTCAAAGAGTTTGATGCCTTCGTAGATACTTTACAGTAA